The Oscillatoria acuminata PCC 6304 genomic interval CCAGTGTGACTATCAAACATTAGGAGTTTTACAATGAGCCAACCGATCGAGCTATCTTTGGAACAACAATTTAACGTCCGAGCCTTTGAAACCCAGGTCGAGAAAATGAGCCTTGAACAGTCTCAGCATTTTCTCAAAGAACTCTACAAACAAATGATGGTGAGGGAAACCATGTATCAGCAATTCCTGAAACATGAATGGGGTTTAGACCAAGGACCACGTTTTAGCAGTGAGTTTTAATAACCGTGCTAAGTTTTACTCAAGTCCCAACAGTGGGCGACCTCCGTCTCTTGCTTAGTTCCCAATGGGGAGAGGAGCTGGGGATGCTGGGGCGTCAACTTTATTTCCTTACAAAACACTAGAGACTATCTCCTCAGATATTCTCAACCCCAATTTGATTAGATAAACCCTTAGTAAAGTTCCTTGATGAAATTTATCGTGTTTTGTCCAAAAATGGACAGCACAAACCCTTGCTCTAGTTCAAATCTTACTCAAAATTATTGTCCTTTAACTCGTGCCTGAGCAACTGCTCGGGCACGAGTTTTTTTGAAATGTAGCGAGTCTAAATGCCGTTTGTGATTAACAGGATTTACACATTAATGAAAGATTAAACCCTAAATGGAGGGTTAATTCACTTGAAAAGGGAGCATCTCAATGTTGCCTAAAAACCAGTCGGACCTCTCCCCAAACCCCTCCCCTAAGAGGGGAGGGGCTTTGAGACTCCCCCTTCCGGCTCCCCCTTCCCTCTTAGGGAAGGGGGCTGGGGGGTTAGGTCTCTTGAACAAATTGAGATGCTCCCCTTGAAAATCCTCCTTTTAGGGTTTAGGCGTTAGTTTTGTCAGTAAGCCCCAGAAGGCAGTGCGTGGTATTGCCCATACAAACAAGGGAAACGACTGCAGTGGTGATCCTGCACACCGGGAGAGGTGGGACTTATCGTAACCAATGGAGGCGGCAAACTGCTAAAATTTGAGCACGAGAAAAATTGGGGGAGCGATCGCGCCGCTGGCAAAGAGTCCAAAACCTGAGCCAGTCGCAGAATTTCCCAGTTTTTGGGCGGTCAATGATACCCGAATAATTTGTTTAAATGTTTAAGCGTGTTTTAATTAGTACGGATTTGTCAGACGGCTTAGTGCGCTTGGGAAAATTCTTACCCAGTTTAGCTGCCGGAGGGATGGAGCATATCGCATTTGTCCATAGCGTTCCCCTGTGGACCAAAGGGCAAATTCCTCGGGAAGATACGGAAAAAATCAGTTTGGCACGCGATCGCCTCAATGCCATTTTGAATCAGGTCCCCGATGGCTTGCAGGTAGAGGTTGAGGTGCTATCCGGGAATCCGACGGAGAACATTCTCAAGGCAGTGGAACGGTACAAAAGCGAGGTCATGATTTTAGGGGCCTCCAACCGCAATCTCCTGAGTGAAAAACTCTTTGGCAGTACGACCCTGGAGTTATCGGGACGAACCAATATTCCCCTGATGACCATTCCCACGGCACTGCTGTCTCCCTTAACCTCTGAGGAGTTGGATCTGCGCTGTCGGCATCTGTTCCGCTACATTCTGCTTCCCTATGCGGATACCCAAGCATCGGGGGTATTAATCAAAGAGTTTAAGCGCTACGCCCAGAACCGTCCTCCTCATTCATTAGAACGCTGTATGTTAGCGTGGGTGATTGATGCGGGGGTTCTGCGAAAGGTCCCGAAGGACTACAAGCTCAAGGAAGCCCATGAGAAATTAGCCCCAATCCAAGCCGAGTTAGAAGCGATCGGCTTGCAGGTGGATGTGGAAGTCCGCTTAGGTGAGCCAGTCCTGGATATTTTAGATTTAGCACAGATGTCCGACATCTGTGCCGTGGCACTGGCTTCCAATAGCTTAGGGAAAATTTTGGATTGGTTCCCCAGCTTTGCGGCAGAGGTCCTGCGGCGCAGTTGTGAACCTGTCATCTTTTTTCCCTCCCGGCGGTAACAGCCGTTCGTTATTTAGTTTAGTCACTCATTAGTCACTTAGCCGAGTCAGGGTTGCTTCCATTGCACTGGTTAAGTAGTGGCCTGCTAAAATGCCGCTTGAATGGTAATAGGTGTTGTGACTGAGGCGATGCAAGGTTTCAAAGCCACTGCGTCGCTTTTTTTCATCCCCGAGAACCCAATAGCGCTGAATAATCGTTTCCGGTGCGATCCAGCCTTCTCCCTCGACTCGTCCCAGTTCGCTATGTTGGAGAACAAAAGTGTATTGGCGGTCCCCGAGGTCAAAATGTCCCCGATATTGCAGGGTGATTTCTGGGCGATCGCTTCCGGGAAAAGCCAGCTTGGTCACCATGTTAAACCAATCTTCCCGAGTCCATGCGACTAAAATTTTCCCAGTGACGGGACTGGTTGGAACATGGCGTTCTAACCAAGTGCCTTCAAGGGTCCAGCGACCCGGTTGCAGCAAAAATATATGATTCACGGCACCATATCCTTGATTGAATTGCAGTCTGCCCCTATAGAATTTATATGCTACCAGGTTTTATGAGGCATAGTTTTTATGAACAAGAATTTTTTTTGAATTTTTAGCTGATAGCGAGAACCAGCCTGAATGCAAATGCTTATTATTTCGGTTTTATTATGGATTTATAGAGTTTTTTAATGATAAATTTTCTCAATTTCCTGGAGGTTAATAGGAACAGAATAGACTTTTTAGGATGGGGTAAGACTATAGACTTTACCCCGGTTATGAGGTACATTATTTGGGGATTGGGGTGGGAATAAAGCGCAGTCTGGGCGTTGTTTTCTCACATTAAGCGAGGCTTTTTTATGGCACAGTGCTGCAAGAATTGCTTATAAAAAGCCATTCTTGGATTAGGGTTGGTATTCGTCTATGGCTCGATTGGCTTCCGCGTCAGCGAGGGCGTTGTCGGCTCTGCGGACGTGCTCGGGGGGGGCGTAGCTTTCAAATTGGTTGAAGAGGGATTTTACTTGGTCATAGAGGGGTTTTAATTCGGGCTTTTTGACGCGATATTGGCCGAGGAGTTGTTTGACCATCAGTTCGCTGTCGGCACGGAGTTTGACTCGGGTTGCTCCCATTTTTAACGCGGTTTCTAGACCGAGAATGGCGGCTTGATATTCGGCTTGATTGTTGGTGGTTTCGCCGAGGTATTTACAGACTTTATTCAGGATGTTTCCCTGTTCATCGAGGAGGACGGCTCCGGCTCCGGCAGGGCCGGGGTTACGGCGAGAGGCTCCGTCGGAATAGATTGTGATATACATAAAGCATGACTCCTTACTAAGGTGATAAAGGTGGAATGTGTATTGTACTGCAAAAGAACGAGGCGATCGCCTGGGGTTAGATTCAGAATGAGCGACAGGGGGAGAGCAGCGATCAATGGAGGGGTTAGGGATATTCAACAATTAAGGGTCCATGAGGCCGGAAGCGGCGATCGGCATTGGCTTTTTTGTTGAGGTTATGGAAGGAGGCAATGGGAATCTGCTCACTCACCGGCAATTCACTGAGGTGTTCCACTTCCCAAAAAACGGCCCAAGTGCTTTTATCCAGTTGCGCTGAGTCGGGGCGAAATCGCTTTTCTCCAGGATATCGACCGCGACGGGAGGGGAGGTGACCCTGATAAATGCCATGCCACACTACGGACATAAACAGGGGTTTGTCGGAGTCAGGATGGGAGGGGTAGATAAACACTTCTACCCCTTGACCTTTTCTGATTTCATCCGCTTCCCGAAACAGTTCCCAGGCATCACTTCCGAAGACAACTTTCCCCTCGCGATCGCAAGTTTCCTTACCGGAAATTAAGTGGGGTTCGGGCACAGGGGCCAGAATTGCAAATGCTTTGGTGATGGTCATTTAATTTAACATCCTTACAATTTAAGACTCAAGAGTTACCGCATTGTCGTCACCGAGGGTTTTAGCTTTCCTAAAATGCTCATTCAAAAGACTGAATTTTCGGCTAATCTCAGTTTACTGGCTTTCTGGAAAAACAATGATATCCGCATTACTTTTTGATTTAGATGGAACCCTGTGCAATACGGACCCCATTCACTTTCAAACTTGGGTGGAACTGTTGCTGGATTATGGCATGGAGATTGATCAAGACTTGTATCAATCCCGGATGACCGGACGTCTGAATGAGGCAATTATTAAAGATTTGTTACCGCAACTTTCACCCTCCCAGGGGAAGCAGCTTGCGGATGAAAAAGAAGCACGCTTCCGCAAATTAGCACTAAAATTGGAGCGATTGGCTGGGGTCTCCAATATTTTAGCCTGGTCTGAGCAACGGGAATTATCCCGAGCACTGGTCACGAATGCTCCCCCGAAAAATGTAGAATTCATGTTACAAGTGTTGGAATTAACTCCGATGTTTGAGTTGGTTATCTTAGCAGAAAATTTATCCGCTGGCAAGCCCGATCCACTCCCTTATCAAATGGCATTGACAGAATTAGGGATTTCGGCCTCGGAGGCGATCGCCTTTGAGGATTCGCCATCAGGGATTCGTTCAGCGGTTAGGGCGGGTATTTATACCATTGGCATTGCCTCGACTCACTCCCTGAATCACCTCAAAGATTTGGGTGCGTCAATGGCGATTTCCGATTTCACCGACCCGGAACTCTGGAGGTTGCTAGACACAATTTAGATCGGTTTCTCTACTTGGGTGATTTTTTCGGGGATTGCATTGTTTTTCGCTAAAAAAACAATGCAATTGTTTCCTCTGATACCATTTTTTTAACGGGCTTTGAACGCGATAGTATTGTAAACGAACTTTTCCTTTAAATCTTCTCCCTTTAGAAAGATGCGGCGTTGGCCTGTTTGCAGCAATAATAGCCAGGGAGTTTATCTGGGACTTAAAAGGTCTCTTCCCACTCTATTCAGTAGGTTCTATTAAAACGTATGACGGTTACACTAGGTTCTAATTATTTGGGGAACGATCGCTGTGAGTTTACCGTATGGGCACCCCTGCTGAAGGAAGTAGCGGTGGTGATTGCTGCTGAGGATGAACAACGGGCGATCGCGATGGAACAGCAGGCGGAAGGATACTGGAAGACGACTGCCGAAGGGATTACACCCGGGACGCGGTATTTCTATCGGTTAGACGGGAACCTGCTCAGACCTGACCCTGCATCTCATTTGCAACCGGATGGGGTACATGGACCCTCAGCCGTCGTGGACCCGAACGCCTTTTCCTGGCGCGATCGCAGTTGGTGTAACCTTCCTCTGGAAGAGTATATCATTTATGAACTGCACGTTGGCACATTTACTCCCGAGGGAACATTTGAGGCGATCATTCCCCGTCTTGGGGTCTTAAAAGATTTGGGAATCAACGCCATTGAAATTATGCCGGTTGCCCAATTTCCGGGCGATCGTAACTGGGGATATGATGGGGTGTTGCCTTATGCCGTCCAGAACTCTTATGGCGGACCAGATAAATTAAAACAATGGGTTGATGCCTGTCATCAACAAGGGATTGCAGTCATCATGGATGTGGTTTATAACCACCTCGGTCCTGAAGGCAATTATTTAGCAGATTTTGGTCCATATTTTACCAACAAATATCGCCCAATTTGGGGAGAGGCGCTGAATTTTGATGAAGAATACAGCGATGGAGTTCGCAACTTTTTCATTGAAAATGCCCTCTATTGGCTGCGAGAGTACCATATTGATGCCTTACGCTTAGATGCAATTCAAGCCATTTTTGAAATGGGGGCGCGGCCCTTTTTGCAGGAACTTTCCGATGCCGTGGCGGACTTGTCTGAACAGGAGGGACGAAAATTTTATATAACGGCGGAAAGCGATTTAAACGATGTTCGGGTTATACGTCCCAAAGAATTGGGAGGCTATGGACTCGATTCCCAATGGTGTGATGATTTTCATCACGTTCTGCATACCTTGCTCACGGGAGAAAACGACCGATATTATCAAGATTTTGGTCAAATTCAACAGTTGGTTAAATCCTTTAAAGAGGGGTTTGTTTATGATGGAATTTATGCCCCCCATCGCAAGCGCCGACATGGGAATTCCGCCAAAGACCAACCGGCTCATCAATTCATTGTTTTTTCTCAGAATCATGACCAAACGGGGAACCGAATTGGGGGCGATCGGCTCTCTCATTTAATTTCCTTTGATGGATTAAAACTAGCAGCAGCCACCGTATTACTCTCTCCCTTCTTACCCTTTTTATTCATGGGAGAAGAATATGGAGAAACAGCCCCATTTTTATATTTTGTCAGTCACTCTGACCCCGACCTCATCGAAGCCATTCGCCAAGACAAAGAAAAAGAATTTACCCAGGGTCTGAAGTCGGGAAAATTTAACAATCCTCAAGATGTTAATACCTTTTATCAATGCCAACTTAATTGGGAAAAACATCAACAAGGGCAACATCAGATCCTCTGGAACTTTTACCGTCGCTTAATTGAACTGCGTCGCACCGTTCCTGCCCTGAAAAAGCTCAGTAAAGAAACCCTAGACTGTAGTTGCCTCGAAGCCGAAAATTTGTTGTTTGTCCGGCGATGGGCTGACAAGAGTCAAGTCTTCTATGTGATTAATTTCAGCACCAATGCAGTCAAATTTGAGCCGAATATTCCCGATGGAAATTGGCAGAAAATATTAGACTCTTCTGAAGAAAATTGGAAAGGTCCAGGGTCGTCATTACCCGAAGTAATTCAACCCGAAAAATCCGTTTCAATTCCCCCTTTAACCGTTGGGCTTTATGAAATTTCTGGATAAAAATATCCCCCCCCATCTCGTTCCCAGGCTCTGCCTGGGAATGCCAAATCGGAGGCTCTACCTCCTCCCCTACTCAAGCCTACAAAATTTAAAATAGCTTGACGTTAAAAAAACTGCAACCCGTTTATTTTCACCCCAACCCAAGTCAAACATGAGAATTCCTCAAGCAACTTACCGCATTCAATTTAACGCGAATTTCCAGTTTGCCGATGCCGAAAAAATAGTCGATTATCTGGCCGATTTAGGAATTTCAGATATTTACGCTTCCCCCATTTTCAAAGCCCGTCAAGGTAGCACCCACGGCTATGATGTGGTAGACCCCAATCAACTCAATCCCGAACTGGGAACTCCAGAAGCATTTGAGTCTTTGATGGAAAAATCCCAACAAAAAAACCTCGGATGGGTGCAGGATATCGTCCCGAATCATACCGCTTATGATAGCGAAAATTCCATGCTAATGGATGTCCTGGAAAATGGGGCATCATCGGATTATTTTGACTATTTTGATATCGCCTGGAATGCTCCTTATGGGGATATTAGTGAAGGAGTTCTCGCTCCTTTGCTGGGAAATTTTTATCAAGAATGTCTGGAAAATGGCGAAATTCAACTTCAATACGATGCCACAGGATTAACAGTCCAGTATTATAGCCTAAAACTGCCCATCCGCATTGAGTCTTATGTGCCTTTTTTGACCCATAATTTAGGTAAACTGCGAAGAACCTTGGGGCGAAATCATCCCGAGTTTATCAAACTCCTGGGAATTCTTTATTTGTTAAAAAGTATTCCGACAGAAACTAAAGGGCGAGAACGGTATGATCAACTCACCTTTGTTAAAGGATTATTGTGGGAGTTGTATGACCAAAATCATGATATCTGCCAATTTATCCAGGATAATTTAAAGGAATTTAATGGCACTCCGGGAATACCCGAGAGCTTTAATTTGCTGGAAGAGTTACTGCGGGAACAAGTGTATCGCCTCACGTTTTGGAAAGTGGGGGCGGAAGAAATTAACTACCGGCGATTTTTTACGGTGAATGAATTGATTTCTGTGCGGGTGGAAAACCTGCGGGTGTTTCATGATACCCATGATTTAATCGCCAAATTGGTCAAAACGGGAAAATTTACCGGGGTGCGGATCGATCATATTGATGGACTCTATGACCCTCAGCAATATTTAGAACGATTGCGAGAAAAATTAGGGGATATCTATATTACGGTAGAAAAAATCCTAGAAATGGCCGAAATCATGCCTTCAAATTGGCCAATTCAGGGAACCAGTGGCTATGATTTTATGAATCGGCTGAATGGATTATTTTGTAATTGCAATAATCAAGAGCGATTCAGTGAAATTTATGGTCAGTTTACGGGATTAAATCCCAGTTACAAAGACTTGTTTTTTGAGAAGAAGCATCTAATTGTCGATCGCAATATGGCGGGAGATGCGGACAATTTGGCTCATTTGTTAAAATCCATTGCCAATCAATCCCGGGAGGGACGAGATTTTACCTTGTATTCCCTGAAACGAGCGCTGGTGGAGGTGCTGGTGGCGTTCCCGGTGTATCGCACCTATATTAATGGGGAGGGAGTCAGCAGTCGCGATCGCCACTATATCCAAGAGGTGATTGCTCAAGCAAAACAGCTTCTGCCATTGCAGGGAAAAGAGCTTGATTTTATTGAAAAATTAATGTTACTGGAAAATGCTGATTATTTAACGGAAGAAGAACGAGAACAGCGTCTCTATTCCGTGATGCGGATGCAGCAATGGACAGGACCATTGATGGCAAAAGGGATTGAAGATACCCTATTTTACGTTTACAATCGATTAGTTTCTCTCAATGAGGTCGGCGGCGACCCGGCTCAATTTGGCCTAACTTTACAGGAGTTTCATGAGTTTAATATTCAACAAAAAGAAACTTGGGTTCATAAAATGAATGCCACCTCTACCCATGATACCAAACGGGGAGAAGATGTCCGCGCCCGCATTAATGTCCTGTCAGAAATTCCCGATGAGTGGGAACAGCACATCACGTCCTGGCGGGAAATTAATCAAGAACATAAAACGAAACTCCCGGATAAACTTGTCCCCACTGCCAATGATGAATATTTCTTTTATCAAACCCTCTTAGGAGCATTTCCCTTTGCAGAAAGCGAGTATTCTGAGTTTATTCAGCGGGTCAAAGATTGTTCGATAAAATCGGTGCGAGAAGCGAAAGTCCATACGGCTTGGTTGCGCCCAGATACGGACTATGAGGAGGGATTTCTGGCGTTTATCGATGCCGTGATGCAACCGGGACCTGAGAATTTATTTTTCCAGAAATTCCAGCAGTTCCAACAGAAAATAGCCAGCTATGGGGTTTATAATTCTTTAGCTCAAGTGCTGCTGAAATTGACGACTCCTGGAGTGCCTGATTTGTATCAGGGAACGGAATTGTGGGATTTAAGTTTAGTTGACCCGGATAATCGCCGTCCCGTGGATTTTGAGCACCGGATAGCAGCGTTAAGGGAGATTCGCACCCAAGCATCGCAGGATATTTTAGCCTTGATGAAGGAGTTACTGTCTCATCCGGAATCAGGAAAAATTAAACTGTTTGCGATCGCCCAAATTTTAAAGGCAAAATCTCAGGCGATCGCACTGTTCCAAGCGGGAGATTATCAACCCCTGAAAGCGGCGGGAAAATTTAGCGAAAATGTGGTAGGATTTACCCGATCGCAGGGGAATCAAGTTGCGATCGCAGTCGCACCCCGCTTTCTGACTCATCTCATCCAACCGGGCACTCTCCCCCTGGGTCAAGTCTGGCAAGACACCCATTTAAAACTGCCTTCGGGACTCCCCTCGCAGTGGCAAGATGGAATTTCTGGACAACCCATTCAAACCGATGGCACCTTGTCAATAGCCCAAACCTTGACCCATTTCCCCATCGCCCTGTTAATCAGTCAAACCTCCTAATTATGGCAGACCCTGGATGAAATTAAATCCGGTGAACCCCCTAAAGGCGGATTTATATAGCGATTTCCATAGTTATGAGGGACTTTTTGGGAGTGCGAGCAACTTGCTTGCTATTGTCAAGTGCGAGCACCTTGCTCGCACTCCTTAAAATAGAGTCACATTCCGACAAATTTTTTACAGGAACGCTACAATAGAAAAAAGTGCGAACCCTTAGCTGGAATCGCCTTCCTTTTTTAACTGCAATTTAACATCAATTGGTGATAACAATGTTAGCTGATGTCTTTCAACCCAACGAATTTCCTAGTCCCAGTCGCATTGCCGCGATGCGAGAATATATCAAGAAAACCTGGAAAACCCTCTATCGTTCTCATGCTCATATTTTAGAAGCAGCCAAAGATGAAAAAATCGGCCATACCGATGACCAACGTTGGCCAATTTATATTTCCGCAATGGAAGATAAAAACCGGGTAGAAGCTGAATTTAAAAGTGTTTTAAGCAAAGAAGAATTTCAACAAATTGAAATTCAAAGTCTACCCTCAGAAATGGACCAAATTACTGAACATGGATTGCTGTATCTTCCGGGGGATTATGTGGTGCCGGGGGGTCGCTTTAATGAAATGTATGGATGGGATAGTTATTTTATCGTCCTGGGATTGTTACGGGATGGGGAAATAGAATTAGCGAAAAGTCAAGTAGATCAGCTAATTTATCAAATCGAGCATTATGGAACAATTTTAAATGCAAATCGGAGTTATTTGTTGTCCCGATCGCAACCGCCATTTTTAACGCCGATGATTCTGGCGGTATATGAGCAGACTCAGGATAAAGACTGGTTGCGATCGCTATTAGGGGCGGTAGAAAGTCACTACTATTACTGGATTGTCCCTCCGCACTTAAATCAATCCACGGGACTCTCTCGCTATTGTGCCTTGGGGGAAGGACCCGCCCCAGAAGTGCTGGTGTCAGAAACCGATGACTTAGGCCGAACTCACTATGATCGCATCCGAGAATATTATCGCCGATTTGAGGTAATGGCCTATGATGTGAGCTTGTATTACGACAAGGAAACCGATACCCTGACGGACCTTTTTTATAAAGGCGATCGCTCCATGAGAGAATCGGGATTTGACCCCTCGAACCGTTTTGGTCCTTTTAATATTGACATTATACACTACGCGCCGGTTTGTTTAAACGCGCTGTTGTATCGAATGGAGCAAGATATTGCCAAAATTCTCAAGATTTTAGGCAATCCGCAACTGGCAGAATTATGGGATGAGCGCGCTCAAACCCGCCATCAGCTCATCGATAAGTTCCTCTGGGATGAACCCTCCGGTTTATACTTAGATTATAATTTCCGGACGAATGAACGCCGCCTGTATGAATTTGCCACTACCTTTTATCCCTTGTGGGTGGGACTGGCTTCAGAAAAACAAGCGCAACGAGTGGTAGAAAACTTGGAGTTATTTGAAGCCCCCGGAGGATTGCTCACCAGTGCTCATGTCACGGGGAATCAATGGGATGCGCCCTTTGGTTGGGCACCTTTAACTTTAATTGCGGTGGAAGGATTGTATCGCTATGGGTATCGCAGCGAAGGCGATCGCATTGGGGGCAAGTTCATTAATTTAGTCACTCAAGAATTTGAAAAAACCGGCACGCTTTTAGAAAAATATGACGTCCTCTCCTGTTCGTCAGAAGTTTCCAGCGAAATTGTCTTTGGGTACAATACCAATGAAATTGGATTTGGGTGGACCAATGGTTCAATTCTGGAACTGTTAGCTCAAGCGAAGAAGATTTAAAAAAAACGGGAGGATTTCAATTTTTTCAAGAGACCTAACCCCCCAGCCCCCTTCCCTAAGAGGGAAGGGGGAGAAAGAGGTAAATTCTCCCCGTATAGCAATAAAAAAATTGGATTATTCTCCCTCTCCTTTTAGGAGAGGGTTGGGGAGAGGTCAATTCTGGAACTGTTAGCTCAAGCGAAGAAGATTTAAAAAAAAACGGGAGGATTTCAATTTTTTCAAGAGACCTAACCCCCCAGCCCCCTTCCCACCTCTCCCCAACCCTCTCCTACAAGGAGAGGGAGGTATAAGGAATGAATGTCTTTAGCTGGAAGGGGGAGAAAGAGGTAAATTCTCCCCGTATAGCAATAAAAAAATTGGATTATTCTCCCTCTCCTTTTAGGAGAGGGTTGGGGAGAGGTCAATTCTGGAACTGTTAGCTCAAGCGAAGAAGATTTAAAAAAACGGGAGGATTTCAATTTTTTCAAGAGACCTAACCCCCCAGCCCCCTTCCCTCTGAGGGAAGGGGGAGAAAGAGGTAAATTCCCCCCGTATAGCAATAAAAAAATTGGATTATTCTCCCTCTCCTTTTAGGAGAGGGTTGGGGAGAGGTCAATTCTGGAACTGTTAGCTCAAGCGAAGAAGATTTAAAAAACAAACACCCCCTCAAGGATGCGGTTACCCAAATCCAACCCACGGAGGGAGGGTAATGTTTTGCTGGGACTTCCCTTTAAATTTTTGAGGATCTATACGGAAATGGGAGGGGTAATTGATGAATTACCCCTCCTTTTTACTTCAGCTATTCCATAACTCCGGGGTGGATTGGGGATAAAGTAAACCGATTACCAAATTTTAAAAGGTCACCTTAAAAAAGGGGGGTTGAGAATTTTTTATGCCGGTTGGTAAGAGGTTTAATCTTCTTTTTTCTCAACAACTAGGGTAAGACGGGCGACCATTGCGCCAATTGCGCCAACCGCTGCAACAACGGGAAATAATGCCACACCAATTGTTCCTCCAACGACCCCAACAGTGAGGGGAATTTCAATTAGGGTGTGACCCTCTTCATTTTTAATGACAATCCGTCGGGCATTTCCTTGTTGAATCAGTTCTCTAACTTTTTTTGTCAGGTCGTCTCCATTCAGTTTAAACTCTTCAACCCGAACGTTTGAATTGGTTTGCACTTCCGGGTCAATGGGGATGACAGGTTCTTGGAAGGGAGTTCCGATGGGGTCTTCTGGACGAATGGGTTCAGTCATGATCAACAGTCCTCTAAATGGAAGTATGCTTATAGTCTATCAAACGGTGTTAGGGATGAGTGCCGATCGCCTGGAGAGTACAGCAGGGGGAAAAGGTATCCCAGGCATCTCCGGAGGGAGTTGAGTCGAGTTTCCCGGTAACCGGAACCGGCGATTCAGAAGGGGGAGAGGGTTCGGGACCTGATCGATGGAGACTTGAGCCTATTTTCGCTACAATCATCACAGCAGAACTCAACAGAGAACGGGAGGGAGGTCGAGGAGACTTGATGCAACAGGAGGATGGGTTGCCTGGGGTAGCACTCTTGACAACCGGGTGAGGGACAAGGGAGGATTTGAAAACCTCTCTCTGGCACTCTCGGGGGTTAGTACAGTAATTAGTAAAGTAAAGGGTAGAAACCGGATTTCTTGATCTGATATTTCGTTACTTTGTCACAATGAGGATAGAAAATCGGGTTTCTTGTCCCCTTAATCTCATCTTGATTGAACGGCGATCGCCATCAATGAGGGGTCTCACCCTCTATCCAGCAAAGGGCAAAAACTCTCCGAACTCATTCGGGAGCAACCTTCTACTTGATGCGGATCACGGGGTTGATTTTAAATCGGGATTTAAACTTTTTTTAAAGTCATCTCT includes:
- a CDS encoding DUF4342 domain-containing protein, whose amino-acid sequence is MTEPIRPEDPIGTPFQEPVIPIDPEVQTNSNVRVEEFKLNGDDLTKKVRELIQQGNARRIVIKNEEGHTLIEIPLTVGVVGGTIGVALFPVVAAVGAIGAMVARLTLVVEKKED
- a CDS encoding trehalase family glycosidase, whose protein sequence is MLADVFQPNEFPSPSRIAAMREYIKKTWKTLYRSHAHILEAAKDEKIGHTDDQRWPIYISAMEDKNRVEAEFKSVLSKEEFQQIEIQSLPSEMDQITEHGLLYLPGDYVVPGGRFNEMYGWDSYFIVLGLLRDGEIELAKSQVDQLIYQIEHYGTILNANRSYLLSRSQPPFLTPMILAVYEQTQDKDWLRSLLGAVESHYYYWIVPPHLNQSTGLSRYCALGEGPAPEVLVSETDDLGRTHYDRIREYYRRFEVMAYDVSLYYDKETDTLTDLFYKGDRSMRESGFDPSNRFGPFNIDIIHYAPVCLNALLYRMEQDIAKILKILGNPQLAELWDERAQTRHQLIDKFLWDEPSGLYLDYNFRTNERRLYEFATTFYPLWVGLASEKQAQRVVENLELFEAPGGLLTSAHVTGNQWDAPFGWAPLTLIAVEGLYRYGYRSEGDRIGGKFINLVTQEFEKTGTLLEKYDVLSCSSEVSSEIVFGYNTNEIGFGWTNGSILELLAQAKKI